A DNA window from Streptococcus parapneumoniae contains the following coding sequences:
- the licT gene encoding BglG family transcription antiterminator LicT, whose protein sequence is MIIKRILNHNAVIAQSKKDIDILLFGRGIAFGRKIGDKVNPIDIEKSFFLKNRDNMTRFTEMFINVPLELVYITEKIINLGKITLGNNFDEIIYINLTDHISSSIERYKEGVIISNPLRWEISKYYKEEFELGKRALQIIKKELGIELPIDEAAFIALHFVNANLENNFQESYKITEIIMGIEKIIQDFYCTEFNQDSIDYYRFITHIKLFAHRLVENTTYCDDDDEDLLALMKNKYPREYECGKQVAMFIQTEYNYLLTSSELVYLMAHIRRLTKNLD, encoded by the coding sequence ATGATCATAAAACGAATACTAAACCACAATGCTGTAATTGCGCAAAGTAAAAAAGATATCGATATTCTTCTTTTTGGAAGGGGAATAGCTTTTGGAAGAAAAATTGGAGATAAAGTAAATCCAATTGATATTGAGAAAAGTTTTTTTCTCAAAAATAGAGATAATATGACCCGTTTTACAGAGATGTTTATTAACGTTCCTTTGGAGTTGGTGTACATCACCGAAAAAATAATTAATCTCGGTAAAATAACATTGGGTAATAATTTTGATGAGATTATCTATATAAATCTAACGGATCATATTTCTTCGAGTATAGAACGTTATAAAGAAGGAGTTATTATTTCGAATCCCCTACGTTGGGAAATCTCGAAATATTATAAAGAAGAATTTGAGCTTGGGAAAAGGGCTTTACAAATAATAAAAAAAGAGTTAGGTATTGAACTTCCAATTGACGAAGCTGCATTCATAGCGCTACATTTTGTTAATGCTAATTTAGAAAATAATTTTCAAGAGTCGTATAAAATCACTGAAATAATTATGGGAATTGAGAAAATCATTCAAGATTTCTATTGTACTGAGTTTAACCAAGATTCTATTGATTATTATAGATTCATAACTCATATAAAATTATTTGCCCATCGTTTGGTTGAAAATACAACTTATTGTGACGATGATGATGAAGACTTGTTAGCATTAATGAAAAATAAATATCCTAGGGAATATGAATGTGGTAAACAGGTGGCAATGTTTATACAAACTGAGTACAATTATTTGCTGACTTCTAGTGAATTAGTTTATTTGATGGCTCATATTCGTCGCTTAACAAAAAATTTAGATTAA
- a CDS encoding beta-glucoside-specific PTS transporter subunit IIABC: MSYKDTVQKILDVIGGEKNVNRVTHCVTRLRLELKDENLVNDDDVKKIPGVIGIMKKNGQYQIILGNDVANYYKEFIKLGNFETDSVDQGHKGNILERIIEYIAGSMTPIIPAMLGGGMLKVLVIILPMLGILQSDSQTISFLTFFGDAPYYFLPLLLAYSASQKLKVTSTLAMSVAGVLLHPNFVQMVQSGNPLSLFGAPVTPASYGSSVIPILIMVWLMKYIEKMIAKLTPAVTKSFLQPTLVLLVSSFIALVVVGPIGVIVGEGLSNLVGQMYGVAGWLTLAILGAIMPFIVMTGMHWAFAPIFLAASIATPDVLILPAMLGSNLAQGAASMAVALKSKNNNTKQIAFAAGFSALLAGITEPALYGVTLKYKKPLYAAMIGGGLAGLFAGLTSVKAYLFAVPSLIALPQFIYSDAPSNIVNALIVAVISVVITFVLAYIFGIDEEESSSNLEVEAGVSNKKMIFSPISGEIIPLSDVQDKTFSDKLIGDGVAIIPSEGKVYAPFDGKITNIFPTKHAIGLKSDEGIELLIHIGLDTVELKGQGFISHVEEGDRVFKNQLIFEMDLNLIKSKGYETVTPVIVTNTNDFLDVLVLPNNQTIEHSKELLVIL, encoded by the coding sequence ATGAGTTATAAAGATACGGTACAAAAAATCCTCGATGTAATTGGAGGCGAAAAAAATGTCAATAGAGTTACCCATTGTGTAACACGTTTAAGATTAGAATTAAAAGATGAAAATTTAGTCAATGATGATGATGTGAAGAAGATACCAGGTGTAATAGGTATTATGAAAAAGAATGGGCAATATCAAATTATACTTGGTAATGATGTAGCCAATTATTATAAAGAATTCATTAAACTTGGCAATTTTGAAACAGATTCAGTTGATCAAGGGCACAAAGGGAATATTTTAGAACGAATCATTGAGTATATCGCTGGTTCCATGACTCCAATCATTCCAGCAATGTTAGGGGGAGGTATGTTGAAAGTCTTGGTAATCATTTTACCAATGCTTGGTATATTGCAATCAGATTCTCAGACTATTTCTTTTTTGACATTCTTTGGTGATGCTCCATATTATTTCTTACCGCTGTTATTAGCTTATTCTGCATCACAAAAATTAAAAGTAACATCTACATTAGCTATGTCTGTAGCAGGTGTACTTCTCCATCCAAATTTTGTTCAAATGGTGCAATCAGGGAATCCTCTTAGTTTATTTGGTGCACCTGTGACACCAGCTAGTTATGGTTCATCAGTCATTCCAATTCTTATTATGGTTTGGTTGATGAAATATATTGAAAAAATGATTGCTAAATTAACACCAGCTGTTACTAAGAGTTTTTTGCAACCTACGCTAGTATTATTAGTATCAAGCTTTATTGCCTTAGTTGTAGTCGGACCTATTGGAGTAATTGTTGGTGAAGGATTATCAAATCTAGTTGGGCAAATGTATGGTGTAGCTGGATGGCTTACATTAGCTATTCTTGGTGCTATTATGCCATTTATTGTTATGACTGGAATGCATTGGGCTTTTGCACCTATTTTTTTGGCGGCATCTATTGCTACTCCAGACGTATTAATTCTTCCAGCAATGTTAGGGTCAAACTTAGCTCAAGGGGCTGCTTCGATGGCTGTTGCATTAAAGAGTAAAAATAATAATACAAAACAAATTGCTTTTGCAGCAGGTTTCTCAGCCTTACTTGCAGGAATTACCGAACCTGCATTATATGGTGTGACTTTAAAATATAAAAAACCGCTTTATGCAGCTATGATTGGTGGTGGATTAGCGGGATTATTTGCAGGTCTTACTAGTGTTAAAGCCTATCTATTTGCTGTCCCATCTTTGATAGCGTTGCCTCAATTTATTTATTCTGATGCACCATCAAATATTGTAAATGCTTTAATTGTGGCGGTCATTTCGGTTGTTATTACCTTTGTATTAGCTTATATATTTGGAATCGATGAAGAAGAGAGTTCTAGTAATTTAGAAGTTGAAGCTGGAGTTTCAAATAAAAAAATGATATTTTCTCCTATATCAGGAGAAATCATTCCGTTAAGCGATGTCCAGGATAAAACCTTTTCAGATAAACTAATTGGAGACGGAGTAGCGATTATCCCAAGTGAAGGTAAGGTTTATGCACCATTCGATGGGAAAATTACAAATATTTTTCCGACTAAGCACGCAATTGGATTGAAGAGTGATGAGGGTATTGAGTTACTAATTCATATTGGATTAGATACTGTTGAGCTAAAAGGTCAAGGTTTTATTAGTCATGTAGAAGAAGGAGACAGAGTTTTCAAAAATCAGTTGATTTTTGAAATGGACTTGAATTTAATCAAGAGTAAAGGCTACGAAACCGTTACACCAGTAATTGTAACGAATACCAATGATTTTCTAGATGTATTAGTATTACCTAATAATCAGACAATCGAGCATTCTAAGGAATTACTGGTAATATTATAA
- a CDS encoding glycoside hydrolase family 1 protein, whose amino-acid sequence MTIFPDDFLWGGAVAANQVEGAYNEDGKGLSVQDVLPKGGLGEATENPTEDNLKLIGIDFYHKYKEDISLFSEMGFNVFRTSIAWSRIFPKGDEEEPNEAGLKYYDELFDELHAHGIEPLVTLSHYETPLYLSRKYHGWIDRRMIHFYEKFARTVLKRYKDKVKYWLTFNEVNSVLELPFTSGGIDIPKENLSKQELYQAIHHELVASSLVTKIAREINSEFKVGCMVLAMPAYPMTPNPKDVWATHEYENLNYLFSDVHVRGYYPNYAKRYFKEHDINIEFAAEDAELLKNYTVDFLSFSYYMSVTQSALPTQYNSGQGNIIGGLVNPYLESSEWGWQIDPIGLRIILNRYYDRYQIPLFIVENGLGAKDQLIKDELNNLTVQDDYRIQYMKEHLLQVAEALQDGVEIMGYTSWGCIDCVSMSTAQLSKRYGLIYVDRNDDGSGTFNRYKKMSFTWYKEVIESNGESLFK is encoded by the coding sequence ATGACCATTTTTCCAGATGATTTTCTTTGGGGTGGAGCTGTTGCAGCTAATCAAGTAGAGGGAGCATATAATGAAGATGGTAAGGGCTTATCAGTTCAGGATGTGTTACCCAAAGGTGGATTAGGAGAAGCAACAGAAAATCCTACAGAAGATAACTTAAAATTGATAGGTATTGATTTTTATCATAAATATAAGGAAGATATATCCTTGTTTTCTGAAATGGGCTTTAATGTTTTTCGTACTTCTATTGCATGGAGTAGAATTTTTCCAAAAGGAGATGAGGAAGAACCTAACGAAGCTGGTTTGAAATATTATGATGAATTATTTGATGAACTACATGCTCATGGGATAGAACCACTTGTAACTCTTTCACACTATGAGACTCCATTATATTTATCAAGAAAATATCATGGATGGATTGATAGGAGAATGATTCATTTTTATGAAAAATTTGCTCGAACAGTTTTAAAAAGGTATAAAGATAAAGTTAAATATTGGCTTACATTTAACGAAGTAAACTCTGTTTTGGAATTACCGTTTACTAGTGGAGGAATAGATATACCTAAGGAGAATCTTTCGAAACAAGAATTATATCAAGCTATACATCATGAATTAGTCGCCTCGAGTTTGGTTACAAAAATTGCTCGTGAGATTAATTCAGAGTTTAAGGTGGGGTGTATGGTATTAGCTATGCCAGCTTATCCAATGACTCCAAATCCAAAAGATGTATGGGCGACTCATGAGTATGAGAATCTAAATTATCTATTTTCAGATGTGCATGTTAGAGGTTATTATCCGAATTATGCAAAAAGATATTTCAAGGAACATGACATTAACATAGAGTTTGCAGCTGAAGATGCAGAGTTATTAAAAAATTATACTGTAGATTTTTTATCGTTTAGCTATTACATGAGTGTGACTCAATCTGCTCTTCCAACACAGTATAATTCAGGACAAGGGAATATTATTGGTGGTTTAGTAAATCCTTATTTAGAGTCTTCTGAGTGGGGATGGCAAATTGATCCAATTGGACTACGTATAATTTTAAATAGATATTATGACCGTTATCAAATCCCATTATTTATAGTGGAAAACGGATTAGGTGCTAAAGATCAACTAATAAAAGATGAACTTAATAACTTAACCGTCCAAGATGATTATAGAATTCAGTATATGAAAGAACATTTATTGCAAGTTGCTGAAGCTCTACAGGATGGTGTTGAAATTATGGGCTATACGTCTTGGGGATGTATTGACTGTGTTTCTATGTCCACTGCACAACTTTCTAAAAGGTACGGTCTCATTTATGTTGATCGAAACGATGATGGAAGTGGTACATTCAATCGATATAAGAAAATGTCCTTTACTTGGTATAAAGAAGTGATTGAATCAAATGGAGAATCCTTATTCAAATAG